The DNA sequence CTGAGCCTGGTCGTGATGATGTTGATCCCGTTCTTTAAAGAACGATTGCTCGCCGAGCCTTTAAAATAATATCAAAGCTCCAGAATTACAAAAAAGTCCGAAACTGCACAGTTTCGGACTTTTTTTATTCATCATGTCCGGCGATCTGCTCCAGATCGCCCCGATTGGTAAAATCGATCACCACAATCATCCCTGGCGCTCAAAGCGGCATAGCAGAACTGCTATGCCGCTTTGGCGTTAATAAAAGGTCGTTGTTTGCTAAAAGGCAAATCTTTACAAAGTTAGTCGTGTTATGATTATCGGAAATTCAACAGTTCGAACAAAATAGATATCCCTTGAAGGAAAACCAACTATGAAAAATAATCACAAACTCGGCGCATTTCTAGCCATTTTAGGCATCTTGGCAGGGCTTCTGACACTTTATTTCCTGGCCGACACCTACAACACCGTCATCCATACCCATTTTGGCGCCGGAGAGTGGGAAGAAAGCAATACTGTACGACTTGTTTATTCAGTCTTGGGTTGGTTTGGTACGGCAGCTGGCGCACTATGCGCAGCCGTCCTGTGGGGCTTCCTCAAGAAGCAAGATTGGGCCTGGTTCTGGGGAACTGTAGCCGCTACGATTCTCCTGCTGGCTGGCTTCTTCCCTATGATCCCCGCAGCCGATAGCGGGCTGCCAACTCCTACGCTGTGGGTTTTCCTGCTGGCCGCCGTCGTCTGGTTTGGAATGCTCATCATCGGCGGCATCGAAAAAAAGCTCATCGGCCTGACATTTAGCGCCGGGCTGGCCTATGTATTGACTTTCATTGACGGAGTCGCTCCGATCTCCAAATTCCAAAGTACATATATGGCCCCGGATGCTTTCGTCCAAACCGCAAATACCTTCTGGAATGGCGTATATATTATGTCGCAACAGGTTAATTGGTGGGGCGCGGCGGCCTGGGCCATTTTCATTTTCGCGGCTCTCAAGCGGAAATCCTGGGCGATTCCGGTGGGGATTTTTGCAGCAACCATGTCGATGATTGGCGGCTACCCAATGGGCATTCACAATGTTGCAGAAGTGCAGCGCTTCTCGATGTTCTTGCCCGCCCCCATCATCAGCACAATCTTGCTGGTGGTTCTCTTGCTGCCCGGTACGCAAAAACTGATCGAAAATAAGTAAGCAACTCACTTCACAGTATCCAACAGCAACTTGCTCAAAGTCAAAGACATGCTAGAGTAAATTTGAGATAATCACTTTGCACGGAGCATGATTGCTCAACATTCTCCTTATTAAATCTGGGAGTAGGAATCTCTACTCCCAGATTTGCGTTAAAGCAAAGACTTTCTCTGTCATCTTTGTGATACTAATCACAACCACCAAACTTATCTTTCGAGGAGAATATTCCATGCAAGCAACATCTCAAAAGAATCGTACGATTATGTCCATTATCGCCATCGTGATTGGTCTGGTGATGGCATATGTCATCCCTTTTATGGTGCAAACATCGCTTGAACGCGTATTGTTTCACCTGAATGCCCATATCGAAAAGGGTTTCCCTGCTTTCTCTAGCGGGCTGCCCCTCTTTGACTTTTTCTACTCGGTTTGGCAGGCAGTGATCTTCGCTGCTGGCGCAGCCTTAATTATCATCTCGCTAGAAATCAAAAAAGGCACTGAGTGGAGTTATCCGCTTGCTCTGAGTCTCTTTGCGCTACCCTCCATCGGCGGATTTTTTATGTTCCTGCCCTATATTAGCTGGGTTCCCGGTTTCCCAATGCCCATGATCATTGCCTTTGTCGGCCTGACCGGTTATTGGGCTTTCATTTTCTTGCGCAAGGGAGAGCGAGTCGCCAAGTGGGTACAAGCCGGTGCGCTTACATTCATTGGTATGTTGGCCACCCATGCCTTCACCATCGGAATCGGCGCGCAACGCACCATGGCAACCCGCCCCGGCTATCCTTTTTACCCCGAAGATTGGACCTGGTGGCTCTTCCGCTGGGCTGGCGAAGTCAACTGGGTGGCGGTCATCTTCCTGTTCATGTCGATTCCCCTCCTGGCAATGGGCAAACGCAAAGGCTGGTGGATGGCAGTCATTCCTTCCATTACTATCCTCATGATTAACGTCCCCACGCAATTCTTCCGCACCAAAACACTGGATTATCTCTATGGTTCGCTGCTGGCGCTGGGCGTGCTGTTCTTCACGATGATTCCCTACTTCAAAAAGCACCTGATTACGGAAGATAGCGCCGAAGCGTGATTATCTACAAGCAAAAGAAGCCAATCATGGAAGTTCTAAAAACCTTTGACCTGGAAGAAATTCCCAACCCGCACAAGATCAGCGTGCGTGCGCTGCACATCAGCGATCAGGCACAATTTGAACATCTGCTGCTTCAAGCCGGTGAAGAATTGAAATTGCATGTGACCTATAGCACAGTGTACCTGTATGCATTGGAAGGCAAGGGCATTGTTGAAGCCGGAGACGAACAAGTGGCGATTGAAGCCGATATGTTTGTTGTGATCCACCCAGAAGTCCCTCACCGGCTGATAAACGATAGCGAGTCTGTCTTCCGCGTGCTAAATGCCAAGGCGCCACGCCCGAAAAAACCAACACACCTTGTAAGCTGAATTTACTAAACCTCGGACAGGTGTTTAAAGCCTGTCCGAGGTAAAAGGACGACATATGAACGCACTAAAGAACAATTACAAACTGGGGATTGTGCTTGCGATCATCGGTATGCTGACCGGCTTGCTGATTTTATTTTTGATGGCAAGTATCTTTAATATAAACGTGGATGGCAAGATTGCCGATGGCCGCCCGGATGAAGCGATCACTGTGCAAATTGCCTTTTCTACGTTAAGTTGGCTGGGGGTTTCAGCCGGGGCGCTTTGGGTAGCTGTTCTGTATGGTTTCATCAACAAAACCGATTGGGCCTGGTTCTGGGGCACTGTGGCAGCAACCGTACAACTTCTGGTGGGATTTTTCCCCATGATTCCCCCCTCGAGCATCGGGCTGCCCGCTCCCACAATCTGGGTTTTTCTGATTGCCTTCATCCTGTGGTTCGGGATGCTCTTCGTAGGCGGTGTGCCTTTTAAAATTATGGCCTTTGCTTTCGTCAGCGGATTGGCGTACGTGCTGACCTACATTGACGGGGTTGGGGCGATTTCGCGCTTTCAAACCGAGGCTAAAGGCTTCACCAACGCCATGTACGGCATGTCGCAGATGGTCAATTGGTGGGGGGCGGCGGTTTGGGCGGTGTTTATCTTTACGCTCATCAAAGGCAAGGCGTGGGCGCTGCCCGTGGGCGTTTTCGCCGCAGCTATGTCGATGTTTGGTGGCTACCCGGTTGGTATCACCGATGTGATGATTAAAGGGCGTTTCTCTATGTTTCTGGTCGCTCCGGTGGTCAGCACAGGTTTGCTCGTTTATATGCTACTGCCGGGCACAAAGAAAATGCTGGCTGAATTCCAGCAATCTTAAAAAACCTTTTTATCAGGAAACCGGGAATACAGGAAGAAAATTTCCTGTATTCCCGGTTTCGTCGTGACTGTTTAATCTTCTATGAAAATTAACCCTGAACATTTCCCCTTTATCATCATTGCCGCGCTGGTGGTGTTTGCCATTTTGGGTATTGCACTGGGATTCACGCCCGCTCACTAAACCATGACCACTTCTGAAACGACAAAAACAAAGCAGAACGACCTTTCCAAAGTGCGCCGTTGGATGCAGGCGATTTTTGTGGCAATTACCTTTTTGCTCGGCCTGCGCCATATTTTGCCGGGCGAAGGCTCACGCGGCGGCGCTTTTGATGCGTTTTGTCCCTTTGGGGGGATCGAAACGTTGTGGGGGTATATCGCCACAGGCCACACACTCAAAACCACCAGCCTGATGAATTTCACGTTCCTGATTGCTGTGCTCGGCCTGTCGTTGGTGGCTGGGCGCGCATTTTGCGGCTGGGTTTGCCCGCTGGGCACGCTGCAAGATATGTTCGCGGGATGGGCGCGCCGTTTGAGCGGTGAGACAAATCGCCGCCGTGGCAAGCAGAGCCAGGCGCGTTTCCCTTTGCAGGTGCCACCTAAGCTCGATCAATGGCTGCGCTACTTGAAGTATCTGATTTTGGCGGCGATCTTGATTGCCAGCACGATGGCGGTCTATCCACCTTTGCATAGTATTTGCCCCGCGCTGGCGATTTTCAGTTTTAAGTGGAGTACGCCTTTATTGGGGGCAGTGCTTGCGGTTTTCATCCTGACCTCGATGCTGGTGAAGCGCTTCTCGTGCAAATATCTCTGCCCCTTGGGGGCCGCGCTGGCGATCTTCAATAAAATATCCCCCATCCACATAGCGACCAACTCCGGGGGTTGCAACAACTGCGGGCGCTGCGAAGCTGAATGTCCCGTCGATATTCCCGCCATCCCCGAAAATTTACGCTCTGCGGAGTGCATCCGCTGCCTGGAATGTATCGAAACCTGTGCGCGGCCCGATGCAATTGAATTGCATCTCGGATGATGACAAAATGACCGCCTATTCAACCTCGCATACCCACAATAGGGCAAACACTCACGATAAAAAACTCATTCACATTTTGTCGCAAGTGCCCTATTTTTCGGGCCTGGATTACGCAGCGATGCGCTGCGTGATTACAGCGAGTTTTCGGCAAGTTTTTCGTACCGGGCAAATTGTTTTTATGGAAGGGGAGCCATGTATAGGTTTATATGTGGTTGAAAAAGGGTGGCTACGGGCCGTAAAAACATCGGGCAGCGGCCGCGAGCAAGTGATTCGTTTTGTTGGCCCAGGCGATGCTTTTAACGAAGTGGGCGTGCTGACGGGCGGGGTTAATGTAGTCATGGTAGAAGCGCTAGAAAATGCTTCGGTGGTTATCGTTCAGCGAGAGATTCTGCTCAATCTGGTAGACCGCTGCCCGACATTGGCAAAATCGATTATTGAAAACCTGGCAAGCCGCGTTTTATATGCCATGAATTTAGTGACCGAGTTATCGCTGCACCCAGTAGAGAGCCGCCTGGCGCGTTTTTTGCTCGAACAAGCTGCCGGGAAAGATATAATTAGCCGCAAGAGTTGGGCTACCCAAGCCGCGATAGCCGCAAGAATCGGCACTGTGCCGGTTGTGATCAATCGCGCTTTCCGCGGGCTGGTAGAAAGCAATCTTATCGAACTGGAAAAAAATCAAATCCACATTTTGGATCGTGCAGAATTAGAACGCCGGGCTTCTTCCAGCGAGTAAACACTCAACCCGGAAAACAAATTTTAATCAGGATATGCGGAGTGCCAAATACTCCGCATATCCTGATTTTTTCATTGCAACACTCGGGTCGGACAAAGAAACCAAATTGAACACCGCCAACTCGCGTGCCCAGAAGTATTGGATTGTGAAAAAATAAACTTAAGTCAATGACAGTTCTGGTAATCACAGATAACCTAAGGGGAGAAGTTCAAATTTATTCACCGAGGAGAAAGAAAATGAAAAAAATACTTTTTGTGCTTGCAGTTATATTCACCGCAGTTCTGGCCGTAACGACTTTCACCCCAACCATCGCCGCCGATGCAGAACCGGAGCCTATTTGGACGCAAGATTATATTACACAAGTGCCGCCCATTATGATGAGAGACCCATATTTGGAAATGTTTGGTCAGGCCGATGGCGCGATCCCCTACACCTATGAAGAAGCGGTGAAACTCTCGGGACACTCGTGCGGCGCAATCACCGGCGCATGGACGATAACCCGCAAAGCGCTGGAAGCTCTGTATCCGGATGGAGAAATTCCCGTGCGCGGCCAGATTTTAGTAGAAGCTCCCGGGGCAGAAGATGAATGGTATATCGGCGTTTTTGGTGAAGCCATCACCTACATCACTGGTGCATCACCAAAAACCGGCTTTATTGGGGCCGAGTTTGGCAAAGTTAACGATGTCTTTGTGCGCCAAAACAAAATGATTTACACTGCCGAACCCGTTGGCACCGCGCCGCCCATGCTGGAATGGATTTTCGAACGTGCCGACACCGGCCAGCGCGTCAGCGTCAACTTCAACCTGATGATGGTGCAACCACCAGCCAGCGAGGAGCGCGTCGAAATGGGCAAGAAAATGGCCCTCGGACAAGCAACGGAAGAAGAAGCGGCAGATTATGTCCAATACTGGAATGATCGGGCTATCTTCGTGCTCGAAAATGCCGACACGCTGGAAGGCTTCTTCACAGTAAAAGTGCTTGAGTAAGCCTCGAAAACCACATAGTATCCCATATCGTTGTTACGAGCTTCTTGCTGCACTGTGAATCACAAAATCACACCTTCAAGAAGCTCGTTGCTTAACCGATACTACACAACCCCCAACCACATTGAGCTATGCCGGGAGCGTCAAATATGCCAAAAACCGAAAAGAATAATTTGAGTCGGCGAGACTTTTTAAAATTGGGTGGCATCTCTGCAATTACGCTGCCACTCTTAAAGAACAGCGGCGAATCAAGAGTCCGCACCCATCCAGAATTCCATACAGAATCTGGCGGTTTTTTAATTCGCCAAAGGGCTGAAGGACTACCTCACTATCAGGTGAACGATGAAATTTATCAGCGTTTTGATGCCAAAAACACCGCCCTGGGACGCACGGCCTGGGATATAGAATTTCAGCAGAAAATTGCTGCGCAGCAAGATTCGGATGTAGAGAAGGTCAACGCTAACCAGGCGGGTTTCCAACAAGAAGAATTTGCTCTGCTCGGAGCAAGCTGGATCACAGCCAACGCCTTTAGCACCCGGGCGGGGATGCACGGTTTGCACAAAGGGCTGCTACAACTAGAGTCGCGTTATTCCAGCCCTATTAGCCCGGAGTTGTACAACCTTACCTGGAACCGCGACCATCTCACCGAACAGGATATTACTCAAAGAATCAAAAAAGCCGCCAAATTCTATGGAGCCTCAATGGTTGGCATCGCCGAACTAGACGAGCGCTGGATTTACAGCCGGTCATTTGATGTCGATTCGCCTGAAGATCAAGGGGAAATTATTTTTGTTTCAGCAGATTATATCGAGATTCCAGATCCCGAAGTGTGCAAACAAAATATCCTGGCAGCGTTGGAAGCCATGGAAGATGATGATCTGAAAGATTTTATCATTACTACGTTGGAAGAAATTGATCCTGATACTTTGCCGCCCGGCGCGCCCAGCCCGTTTTTGGTCGGCACACTGCCTGCTTCGCAAGTCGCACAAATGCTGCCAATGATGATGGGTATCATGCCCGAAATCGTCATGGAGGTAATTGCGCAAAAACTCGAACTGCCCTACGGAACTGGCGATATTGACCCCGAAGCCTTTGCATGTCCGCGCTATTTAGAAGATGGTAAAACATTGGCGATTCCCCAAAGCATGAAATGGGTCATCATATTAGCCTTCGAAATCGACGAAGATGCAATTGCCTCTGCTCCGACAGCTATCAGCGCTGCCAGTTTTGGCAATGGTTATTCGCGTATTGCATCCACCGCCAGCAGCCTGGCAGAGTTCATTCGAGTTCTGGGGTTTAACGCCATTCCCTGTGGAGATATGACTGGCTTGAGCATTCCGATGGCCATCGATGCTGGCCTGGGTGAATTGGGTCGTAATGGACTGCTGATTACACCCAGATACGGGCCGCGCGTGCAAATTGCCAAAATTATCACCGACCTGCCATTGATCGTCGATCAGCCCATTCACTTTGGCGTGGCTGAATTTTGCTCAATTTGCAATCAGTGTGTCACCCTCTGTCCGGGTGAAGCTATCTCAGCCGCATCCCAAACGCAAGAACCCCTCAATATCTGCAACAACCCGGGAGTAGAAAAATGGCCTGTCGATGCAGAAAAATGTCTTGGCGCGTCACCATCGGATTCCGCAATTTGCAGCACCTGCATCCAGATATGTCCATTCAACAAGCCCGAAAGCTGGCTTCACGACGCCACGCGCATCCTGATTGGGGCTAAAAATCAAGCTCTCGACAAATTATTGCTCAATTTGAATTATTCAGCAGGCAGTGGAGAAAAATCTTTGCCTGCAACTTTTTGGGGAACGGATACTTTCATCCATACCAAAGATTAATTTCATCGTAACAAAGTCATAGAAAAATTGGCTCAGGCACAGTAGATAGGCATTCTATTGTGCCTTTTTGTGTTTTGCACCCCGTAAGAACCATCAACGCGCCTTGACACATGATCTACAATGCGTTATATTTAGTTTGACAAACTAAATATATTATAGGTAATCCAAAGGAAATCACTATGAAAATTACAGAAGATACGCGAGTATCCGATATTCTCAAAGAATATGGCGATATTGCTGATGTTATGGAAGTATTCGGCGTACAGCGCGTTGGGCGCTATTCGCTGCGCGCTTTCCTGGCGAAGGCACTTACTGTAAAAACTGCCGCCCGCATTCACCGCGTACCCTTAAACGAATTTTTGAATATTTTGGAGAAAGCAGTACAAAACAACAATCAAAACTAATCCGAGAGGCAAGCATGGACAACAATCTTGAAGAAGCAGCAAAAAGGTTCCTCAAACTGGCAAGCCGGCTGCGTCGCCTGGGGGCGAACGACTCTCATCCAGAAGATGGGCGCGTTTCCCCTTCTCACTTGCCATTGATCGAATATGCAGCTAAATGCCCGGGCTGTGGCATTCAGGAGATGGCCGAAGGGCTGAAACTCGCAACCCCCACGGTGAGTATAAGCGTGCGTCAACTTGAAAAAAGAAGTATGCTGACGCGCCAGCCTCACCCCGAAGATGGGCGCGCTGTCCAGATATTTCTGACCCCCAAAGGCCAGGAAGTCCATCAGCAGTCGCATGCTTTCCACCGCAGAAAATTTGAGCAATTGCTCACTGGCCTGCCCCCTGAAGAAAGACAATTATTGCTCGATCTGCTTGAACGGGCGCTCAATATCGCTGAAACCAAATAACCCAGGAGACCTATTATGAAAAAGTTTTTTAACAAATGGACGCGCGTATTCCATCGCTGGATTGCGTTGCCGACGCTAATTCTCATTCCACTCGCTGTGATTGCGAAATTTTCTGGTGATGGTGCCGTACATTTGCCCCCACAGCTTGAGCAAGCTCAGTCCATCTTGATGTTACTGCTTGCGATTAGCGGGGCCTATCTTTACCTGATTCCCTATCTGGCAAAATGGGCTCGCAACAAACGCAAGCAAGTCCAGCCAGCAGACAATACGCACAAATAACAGGAAATTAGCTTTATGATCGCATATCTAATAATGTCATTTTTATATTTTATCGTTGCCATCATGGCGGCATTGGCGGCATCCTTCGCGAGTTGGCAAATATTGCCCTGGTTTAATGGCATGGTATGGCTACGCGTCCATTTCATCACACTGGGCATACTCACCCAACTTGTTTTTGGGGCCATGCCAGCCTTGTCAGCAAAATATCATAACCTGCCACGTCCTAAAATGCGCTGGGATATTTGGCTATCGCTAAATGCAGGGATTGCCCTACTGCTGATCGGCATTCCCTTGTTAAGCAGTGTTCCGATTATTACTGGCGGCACATTGGTCTTCATCGCTACGACACTACTGATAATCCAAATGTCCGGCATTCGTACTCAATCCAAAAAAGCAATCACGATCACAGATGGTCGCAAATTTTACATTGCCGGTCTGGCCTATTTTTTGATAGGTATCCTCGTGGGAACAGGGTTATTCACCAACTGGACGGGGCCGCTGGGCATTGTGGGCGATGCGGGGGAAGTGCATATTCATGCCAATAACTGGGGGTTTATGTCGCTGGTTTTTGTGGGATTTTTCGTTGACTTGTACCCGAAATGGGCCAAACGGAGATTGTCTAACCCCAAAGCCATTACCCCAATTTTCTGGATGATGACGGCGGGCGCGTTGGCGCTCATCCTCAGCCCGTGGTTTGCCAGCATGACTCTGGCCGCAGTGGGCGCGCTTTTACACACATCGGCCAATATCTGGCTGCTTGTGATTGCCATAAAACCATTACGCGGCGACAAACCTGCCTGGACGGCAGGGATGGCCCAAATGCTGGTCTCCTACCTCTGGCTGTTTGCCCCCTTGTCGATGGCTCCATTTGTCATTTTTGGCATTGAAAGCCTCCTACCAGCCAAATTACTGGAAGCGACAACCCCCCAGGCGCTGATTTATGGCTGGTTGCTGCAATTTGGCTATGCTATCGTGCCTTATTTCTTCCAGCGCTTTTTCGTCAATGAAGAAAGTGCCGAATTAGGCGGCACCTGGCTTAGTTTTTGGCTGGTAAACCTGGGAGCAATTCTCTTGTGGGCCAGCATCCTCATTCAGCCCGTGCGCGGCCTATTGCATGGCAGCGCCTATATGCTGTGGGTTGTCTCTTTTATCCCGGTTGCAATGGATTTGTGGAGCAAGATAACAACCGGAATGGCGAAGGCAGAAGCGGCGCTTGTTCACTCCGGATCATAGCAATGAAACTTATTGATGATATTGTAGAAATATCGAAACAACCACTTTCGCCAGAGAAAGATTTTCTGGCGAAAGTACTCCCAATTTTCGTTTTCTTTTTCTTTTTTCCTGCGCTGCTTTTTTTCTTGCCGAAAGTTGTCTTTGATCCATGGCTGCGCTTACCAACGTTATTTCGTTTTTCCATCCGGATCATACCCGCGGGAGCCTTAATCGTACTCGGTTTATTTTTCGTCATAACGTCCACCAAAGCCCAAAGAGAAATCGGCAAAGGGACGCCCATGCCCCTGAAGGCCACACAAAAACTTGTCGTGGAAAAACCATATTCGTATTGCCGTAACCCGCTCTATTTTGGCCTGATCAACTTCTTTTCGGGTATCAGCATCTTGATCGGCTCAATCAGTTCATTGATAATGGTTTTTATCTACGCAAGTATCATCATGTTGTATACCAGGCTCATCGAAGAGCGGGAACTGGGAAAAAGATTTGGCGATGATTATTTGGCCTATAAAGCAACAACACCGTTTATTATCCCGGGGCTTCACCTTATAAGGAGAAATACAAAATGAATTCCAAACGTACCAAAACGGCTGCCGTATTGGCATTTATCATCGGCGCGATGGCGATCTTTGCGGGCGGACAGGTTCTACTCGGCAAGGCTATGGATTACTATGTAATTGATTGGCTCCCGATTTACAATTTCATCCTCGGGCTGGTATCCGTTGGTTTTACATCCATCCTCATCTGGCAAGGCCGAAAAATCGCCTTACCCGCAGCCATCGCTACACTCGCCAGTCATACTGTGGTGATGTTCATCTTGCAGATTGCCTATCGAGGCGTCGTCGCTCCTGACAGCATCGTCGCCATGACAGTCAGAATAGTGGTTTGGATTATCATCGTCTGGCTACTGATAATTGAGAAACGAAAAGCAAAGCAGAATCAGGTGGGCGGAACGGCTAACCAGAATTGACAGCAAAACCACTATGAGAGAAACAATCCCCATACTTTCCTGCCAACCAGCGAAGATTTCAATTCAAATGTGACTAAAATCACAGACGGGGGTTATAGAATATGGAAAAATTAGTGCAGAGGCGAAAATGTCTCTGCTGCTATCTATCAATCTATATTCCTAAGGAGTCCCACCATGACCATGCTCGACCGAGTTCTTCTTCTTCTCACCGGCCTTTCGGCTGTGTACCTGATCTGGCGGTTTTGGGGCCGCTACAGCAAAAACAAAGCCCTGCATGATATGTATTATATGACGGGCTTTGCGGTCCTATTCGTCTCTGGCGTGCTGCTAATCTTTGGCGGCTGGGGGCTTTTAGCTTCGCCCCTGGTGCTCACCGTTGCATCCCTGATCCCCCTGAATATTTCGATGGGACTTATGAATCAGTTCTTGCCAGAATATAAGAAAGCCTACTCGTGGTTTGCGCTGATCGGTTTCCTGGCAATTGCCGTGACCAGTATCGGCGGCATGGGGCTGAAGAGCATTGCTGTGCCGGTATTCCACGGTGTGGCGGGCCTGATTATTTTCTTGCTGCCGCTTTATCGCTGTGTAAAAAAGAATGCCCCTAAAGGCTTTGGCATGGTGGGCATTGGCGGGATGCTGATCGGCATTGGCGGGATGGCATTGGCCTTTTACAAAGCGGGCAAGCCCCTCTTTGGTATCTTCACCGGCGAATTCATTCTCATGATCCTGGCTCCCCTGCTGCTCCTCATGACGCTGGCCTACACCTTTGGCTTCGTGAGAGATATCAAAGCAGGATAAAACTTACTATTCTCATTTGACTTTTAATAAAGACTCTCAACCTGCTCTGTGTTATCTTCTATAAGAAATCAATACAGAGCAGGTTGTTTGTTGCAGCAAGGAGTATCATCGTATGCAATTTCTGTCCAAACGTTTTAATTATCTCTTCGGCTCCACCAAAGGCCTGATTTTGGTAGCGATTGCCATGATTGCCATCGTCACCGCGGTGTGGGGCATGCTCTCTGGCCCGATGGCTGAGTTGGGCGTGCGCGATGTGGTGGTCCATACCCTGGGTATGGATATGCTGCAGGCCGAGCGGGAAGGGCGTATCATCATCCTGTACCACTCGATTGC is a window from the Chloroflexota bacterium genome containing:
- a CDS encoding 4Fe-4S binding protein; this encodes MTTSETTKTKQNDLSKVRRWMQAIFVAITFLLGLRHILPGEGSRGGAFDAFCPFGGIETLWGYIATGHTLKTTSLMNFTFLIAVLGLSLVAGRAFCGWVCPLGTLQDMFAGWARRLSGETNRRRGKQSQARFPLQVPPKLDQWLRYLKYLILAAILIASTMAVYPPLHSICPALAIFSFKWSTPLLGAVLAVFILTSMLVKRFSCKYLCPLGAALAIFNKISPIHIATNSGGCNNCGRCEAECPVDIPAIPENLRSAECIRCLECIETCARPDAIELHLG
- a CDS encoding cupin domain-containing protein, producing MEVLKTFDLEEIPNPHKISVRALHISDQAQFEHLLLQAGEELKLHVTYSTVYLYALEGKGIVEAGDEQVAIEADMFVVIHPEVPHRLINDSESVFRVLNAKAPRPKKPTHLVS
- a CDS encoding DUF1858 domain-containing protein, translated to MKITEDTRVSDILKEYGDIADVMEVFGVQRVGRYSLRAFLAKALTVKTAARIHRVPLNEFLNILEKAVQNNNQN
- a CDS encoding reductive dehalogenase, with the protein product MPKTEKNNLSRRDFLKLGGISAITLPLLKNSGESRVRTHPEFHTESGGFLIRQRAEGLPHYQVNDEIYQRFDAKNTALGRTAWDIEFQQKIAAQQDSDVEKVNANQAGFQQEEFALLGASWITANAFSTRAGMHGLHKGLLQLESRYSSPISPELYNLTWNRDHLTEQDITQRIKKAAKFYGASMVGIAELDERWIYSRSFDVDSPEDQGEIIFVSADYIEIPDPEVCKQNILAALEAMEDDDLKDFIITTLEEIDPDTLPPGAPSPFLVGTLPASQVAQMLPMMMGIMPEIVMEVIAQKLELPYGTGDIDPEAFACPRYLEDGKTLAIPQSMKWVIILAFEIDEDAIASAPTAISAASFGNGYSRIASTASSLAEFIRVLGFNAIPCGDMTGLSIPMAIDAGLGELGRNGLLITPRYGPRVQIAKIITDLPLIVDQPIHFGVAEFCSICNQCVTLCPGEAISAASQTQEPLNICNNPGVEKWPVDAEKCLGASPSDSAICSTCIQICPFNKPESWLHDATRILIGAKNQALDKLLLNLNYSAGSGEKSLPATFWGTDTFIHTKD
- a CDS encoding winged helix-turn-helix transcriptional regulator, which translates into the protein MDNNLEEAAKRFLKLASRLRRLGANDSHPEDGRVSPSHLPLIEYAAKCPGCGIQEMAEGLKLATPTVSISVRQLEKRSMLTRQPHPEDGRAVQIFLTPKGQEVHQQSHAFHRRKFEQLLTGLPPEERQLLLDLLERALNIAETK
- a CDS encoding Crp/Fnr family transcriptional regulator: MTAYSTSHTHNRANTHDKKLIHILSQVPYFSGLDYAAMRCVITASFRQVFRTGQIVFMEGEPCIGLYVVEKGWLRAVKTSGSGREQVIRFVGPGDAFNEVGVLTGGVNVVMVEALENASVVIVQREILLNLVDRCPTLAKSIIENLASRVLYAMNLVTELSLHPVESRLARFLLEQAAGKDIISRKSWATQAAIAARIGTVPVVINRAFRGLVESNLIELEKNQIHILDRAELERRASSSE
- a CDS encoding isoprenylcysteine carboxylmethyltransferase family protein translates to MKLIDDIVEISKQPLSPEKDFLAKVLPIFVFFFFFPALLFFLPKVVFDPWLRLPTLFRFSIRIIPAGALIVLGLFFVITSTKAQREIGKGTPMPLKATQKLVVEKPYSYCRNPLYFGLINFFSGISILIGSISSLIMVFIYASIIMLYTRLIEERELGKRFGDDYLAYKATTPFIIPGLHLIRRNTK